A window of Gasterosteus aculeatus chromosome 9, fGasAcu3.hap1.1, whole genome shotgun sequence contains these coding sequences:
- the kdm2aa gene encoding lysine (K)-specific demethylase 2Aa isoform X2, giving the protein MAVIGPLCCLWAGHARVVFCDGMEDGGCSDTALTLHRTRTNSSNHVIHFNLCIFGPVPGDVTMTMAFQMRRLMEGECLTWRKKSTVRGSALTGSCAWKEEPWMLAAGTSQLKIAKGGSDMPSGFIPELTYEFIQRGGLRDPIIFDKPDGLGIKMPDPDFSVNDVKMFVGSRRMIDVMDVSTQKGTEMSMAQWTRYYETPPTLREKLYNVISLEFSHTKLENLVQRPATVDLIDWVDNMWPRHLKERQRDSTNSITDMQYPKVQKYCLMSVEGCYTDFHIDFGGTSVWYHILRGGKVFWLIPPTPQNLELYENWVLSGKQGDIFLGDRASDCQRIELKQGCTFIIPSGWIHAVYTPTDSMVFGGNFLHSFNIPMQLNICNIEDRTRVPLKFRYPFYYEMCWYVLERYVFSMTKTSYLTPEFQKHTLGIGLKKPCGSDAASEPMMMMEEEEEGEEGCSEEEASEQQSDKPAVKVLLTALELEGMWNLLGKLEALPSNKKCVPAGIHNAPALITHIKALLKEHANDNQKLSYTGIPIVKWPKRPKWYQPPPPPPPPPRPKFPSTPIIPRPQKPASSMSVLRRRRVRCKRCEACMRPECGDCNFCRDMKKFGGPGKLKQTCVLRQCLSPGLPLSAVCEICKEPNQEESGDPSLTLMECSNCAQIVHPACLTVQGEGVVNKDLPSCWECPKCVLGITDPEQYKGDKSEGVPAKRKSSTLLDARMAKIYRRQRHSRDGDDSASDDDDDDDDDEAPHRGKIALHSRGSHSSRRGFGSNRRSLLRGSSAHRGSRGGLTSSGSSAALKLKRGMGMREGGRRGRGVRLRGGSRMQRRDESEESDDDDDDDDDDDDDDDDDDDDDDEDEEEEEDSEDLDKERLHCRRRRKHRADDDDDDDDGEDSEGQEFDPEEEEMDMLEDEEEDEEEEEEEGRWDSDPEPPVLLVSDLNDDLLSGSYLTVTLQRPHKAKRHAGSIVPKLEAAMGLRTAGGPQGFIQRKTGPSKTSRLRSTDPTSDGVTPRGPGRPRLRGNHRGFRDQSSTSSEEEEATAPPASSALSLLSLPSFKDVGNERGGEKEVWVSVFNYLNRAELLACMTVCKAWYKWTCDKRLWSHVDVSRCSPLSNPALAGIIKRQPTSLDLSWTPLAKRQLNCLLTRLPGLRELRVAGLSWSCVSAMVSPTLPYLRLLDLRWCEGIKDSQIKEILIPPGSESSRSRLRNMVTLRLSGLDISESTLRLLQRHMPQLERLDLAHCKDITDSSIALLAAAGTHTRNSLTELTLAGCSELTDGCLSYLKRLSSLALLDLRGCKSISRRACDAFISDLSHIALYCMMEEKLIQRLD; this is encoded by the exons atggctgtgattggtccgctgtGCTGTTTGTGGGCGGGTCACGCTCGTGTTGTGTTCTGTGATGGGATGGAAGATGGCGGCTGCTCGGATACCGCATTAACTTTACACCGTACAAGGACCAACAGCAGCAATCATGTGATCCATTTCAATCTATGCATATT CGGGCCGGTACCCGGCGACGTTACCATGACGATGGCATTTCAGATGAGGAGATTGATGGAAGGAGAATGTTTGACCTGGAGGAAAAAGTCCACAGTGAGAGGTTCAGCTCTGACCGGATCTTGCGCATGGAAGGAAGAG CCATGGATGCTGGCTGCGGGGACATCACAGTTAAAGATTGCCAAGGGTGGATCCGACATGCCAAGCGGTTTTATCCCAG aATTAACATACGAGTTCATCCAGAGAGGCGGCTTGAGAGACCCAATCATCTTTGACAAACCTGATGGATTGGGAATCAA GATGCCTGATCCTGACTTCAGTGTCAATGACGTCAAGATGTTTGTTG gCAGCAGACGGATGATCGATGTGATGGATGTGAGCACTCAGAAGGGGACGGAGATGTCCATGGCCCAATGGACACGTTACTACGAGACTCCGCCGACTCTAAGAGAAAAGCTTTATAATGTTATCAGCCTTGAGTTCAGCCACACTAAGCTGGAGAACCTGGTTCAAAGACCTGCAACG gtcgATCTAATAGATTGGGTTGACAACATGTGGCCTCGTCACCTgaaggaaagacagagagactcGACCAACTCTATCACTGACATGCAATACCCCAAAGTTCAGAA ATACTGTCTGATGAGTGTAGAGGGCTGCTACACAGACTTTCACATTGACTTTGGAGGGACCTCGGTGTGGTACCACATTCTCAGAGGAGGCAAG GTGTTCTGGCtgatcccccccacccctcagaaCCTGGAGCTGTATGAGAACTGGGTGCTGTCAGGGAAACAGGGGGACATTTTCCTCGGCGACAGAGCATCTGACTGCCAGAGGATTGAGCTGAAGCAGGGTTGCACCTTCATCATACCTTCTG GTTGGATTCATGCCGTCTACACCCCAACGGACTCCATGGTGTTTGGGGGAAACTTCCTGCACAGCTTCAACATCCCCATGCAACTTAACATCTGTAATATAGAAGACCGAACACGG GTTCCTTTGAAGTTCCGTTACCCCTTCTACTACGAGATGTGCTGGTACGTGTTGGAGCGCTATGTCTTCAGCATGACCAAGACTTCCTACCTCACACCAGAGTTTCAGAAGCACACGCTGGGCATTG GTCTGAAAAAGCCGTGCGGCTCAGATGCAGCCAGTgagccgatgatgatgatggaggaggaagaagagggggaggagggttgcAGTGAAGAAGAGGCCTCAGAACAGCAGTCTGACAAGCCTGCAGTAAAAGTTCTGTTGACTGCCCTCGAGTTGGAGGGAATGTGGAACCTGCTGGGTAAACTGGAGGCTCTGCCCTCCAACAAAAAGTGCGTCCCAGCAGGCATACACAACGCCCCGGCACTCATCACACACATAAAG GCTCTGCTGAAGGAACATGCCAATGACAATCAGAAACTGTCCTACACAGGAATTCCTATCGTCAAGTGGCCAAAGCGA CCCAAATGgtaccaacctcctcctcctcccccacctcctcctcgtcctaaGTTTCCGTCCACTCCCATCATTCCACGACCCCAGAAACCGGCTTCCTCCATGTCCGTGCTGAGACGGCGCAGGGTCAG GTGTAAGCGCTGTGAAGCCTGTATGAGACCAGAGTGTGGAGATTGTAACTTCTGCAGAGACATGAAGAAGTTTGGAGGGCCGGGGAAACTCAAGCAGACCTGTGTTCTGCGACAGTGTCTCTCT CCGGGCCTTCCTCTGTCTGCAGTGTGTGAGATCTGCAAGGAGCCTAATCAGGAGGAATCTGGAGACCCCTCCCTAACTCTGATGGAATGTTCCAACTGTGCACAGATAGTCCACCCTGCCTGCCTCACG GTTCAGGGGGAAGGAGTGGTGAATAAAGACCTTCCTAGTTGCTGGGAGTGTCCAAAGTGTGTCCTGGGGATCACTGATCCCGAG CAGTACAAAGGAGACAAAAGTGAGGGCGTTCCAGCG AAACGTAAATCTTCCACCCTGCTGGATGCTCGCATGGCTAAGATTTACCGACGGCAGAGACACAGCCGCGACGGAGACGACTCTGCCAgtgatgacgatgacgatgacgacgacgatgaaG CCCCTCACAGAGGGAAGATTGCTCTCCATTCCCGGGGCAGCCACTCTTCCAGGAGGGGGTTTGGATCCAACCGGAGAAGCCTGCTGAGAGGAAGCTCCGCCcacagaggaagcagaggagggcTCACGTCTTCTGGCTCCTCTGCCGCCCTCAAGCTAAAGCGAGGAATGGgcatgagggagggggggcgaagGGGGCGAGGGGTGAGGTTGAGGGGAGGCTCTCGGATGCAGCGCCGAGACGAATCCGAGGAGTCggacgatgacgatgacgacgatgatgacgatgacgatgacgacgatgatgatgatgatgatgatgacgaggatgaggaagaagaagaagacagtgaAGATCTGGACAAAGAGAGACTGCATTGCCGGCGTAGGAGGAAGCACagggctgatgatgatgatgatgatgatgatggagaggaCAGTGAGGGGCAGGAGTTTGacccagaagaagaggaaatggACATGctggaagatgaagaggaagatgaagaggaggaggaggaggaagggcgtTGGGATTCTGACCCAGAACCGCCAGTCCTCCTTGTGTCTGATCTAAATGATGACCTGCTGAGTGGCTCCTATCTGACTGTCACTCTACAGCGCCCCCACAAGGCCAAGAGACACGCTG GCTCCATCGTTCCAAAGCTAGAGGCAGCCATGGGTCTGAGGACAGCAGGAGGTCCCCAGGGCTTCATCCAGAGAAAGACTGGTCCGTCCAAAACGTCCCGACTCCGGAGCACTGACCCCACCTCTGACGGAGTAACCCCGAGAGGACCTGGCAG gCCACGTCTGCGGGGTAACCACAGAGGCTTTAGGGATCAATCCTCAACTTcttcagaggaagaggaggccacaGCTCCTCCTGCGTCCTCTGCTCTGTCTCTGCTGTCCCTGCCGTCCTTCAAGGACGTGGGCaacgagagaggaggggagaaggaggtgTGGGTGTCTGTGTTCAACTACTTGAACAGAGCCGAGCTGCTGGCCTGCATGACCGTCTGCAAGGCTTGGTACAAGTG GACCTGTGATAAGCGACTGTGGAGCCATGTGGACGTGAGTCGGTGCAGCCCGCTCAGTAACCCGGCACTAGCCGGCATCATTAAACGCCAGCCAACCTCTCTGGACCTGTCCTGGACCCCCCTGGCCAAGAGACAGCTCAACTGTCTGCTCACAAGGCTGCCAg GGCTCCGGGAGCTGAGGGTAGCGGGTCTGTCCTGGTCTTGCGTGTCAGCCATGGTCTCTCCCACTCTGCCCTACCTGCGGCTGCTGGACCTGCGCTGGTGTGAAGGCATCAAAGATTCCCAAATTAAAGAGATTCTCATCCCGCCTG GTTCTGAGTCGTCTCGCAGCAGGCTGAGGAACATGGTGACGCTGCGTCTGTCCGGCCTGGACATCAGCGAGTCCACTCTCAGGTTGCTCCAGCGCCACATGCCCCAGCTGGAGAGACTGGACCTGGCTCACTGCAAGGACATAACAGACTCGTCTATCGCCCTGCTGGCAGCAGCCGGGACTCACACCCGCAACAGTCTCACGGAACTCACACTGGCAG gCTGCAGTGAGCTGACAGACGGCTGTCTGTCTTACCTGAAGCGTCtttcctctctggctctgctggATCTCAGAGGCTGTAAGAGTATCAGCAGACGAGCCTGTGACGCCTTCATCTCTGACCTGTCGCACATCGCCCTCTACTGTATGATGGAGGAGAAGCTAATCCAGCGGTTGGATTAA
- the kdm2aa gene encoding lysine (K)-specific demethylase 2Aa isoform X3, with product MAVIGPLCCLWAGHARVVFCDGMEDGGCSDTALTLHRTRTNSSNHVIHFNLCIFGPVPGDVTMTMAFQMRRLMEGECLTWRKKSTVRGSALTGSCAWKEEPWMLAAGTSQLKIAKGGSDMPSGFIPELTYEFIQRGGLRDPIIFDKPDGLGIKMPDPDFSVNDVKMFVGSRRMIDVMDVSTQKGTEMSMAQWTRYYETPPTLREKLYNVISLEFSHTKLENLVQRPATVDLIDWVDNMWPRHLKERQRDSTNSITDMQYPKVQKYCLMSVEGCYTDFHIDFGGTSVWYHILRGGKVFWLIPPTPQNLELYENWVLSGKQGDIFLGDRASDCQRIELKQGCTFIIPSGWIHAVYTPTDSMVFGGNFLHSFNIPMQLNICNIEDRTRVPLKFRYPFYYEMCWYVLERYVFSMTKTSYLTPEFQKHTLGIGLKKPCGSDAASEPMMMMEEEEEGEEGCSEEEASEQQSDKPAVKVLLTALELEGMWNLLGKLEALPSNKKCVPAGIHNAPALITHIKALLKEHANDNQKLSYTGIPIVKWPKRPKWYQPPPPPPPPPRPKFPSTPIIPRPQKPASSMSVLRRRRVRCKRCEACMRPECGDCNFCRDMKKFGGPGKLKQTCVLRQCLSPGLPLSAVCEICKEPNQEESGDPSLTLMECSNCAQIVHPACLTVQGEGVVNKDLPSCWECPKCVLGITDPEYKGDKSEGVPAKRKSSTLLDARMAKIYRRQRHSRDGDDSASDDDDDDDDDEAPHRGKIALHSRGSHSSRRGFGSNRRSLLRGSSAHRGSRGGLTSSGSSAALKLKRGMGMREGGRRGRGVRLRGGSRMQRRDESEESDDDDDDDDDDDDDDDDDDDDDDEDEEEEEDSEDLDKERLHCRRRRKHRADDDDDDDDGEDSEGQEFDPEEEEMDMLEDEEEDEEEEEEEGRWDSDPEPPVLLVSDLNDDLLSGSYLTVTLQRPHKAKRHAGSIVPKLEAAMGLRTAGGPQGFIQRKTGPSKTSRLRSTDPTSDGVTPRGPGRPRLRGNHRGFRDQSSTSSEEEEATAPPASSALSLLSLPSFKDVGNERGGEKEVWVSVFNYLNRAELLACMTVCKAWYKWTCDKRLWSHVDVSRCSPLSNPALAGIIKRQPTSLDLSWTPLAKRQLNCLLTRLPGLRELRVAGLSWSCVSAMVSPTLPYLRLLDLRWCEGIKDSQIKEILIPPGSESSRSRLRNMVTLRLSGLDISESTLRLLQRHMPQLERLDLAHCKDITDSSIALLAAAGTHTRNSLTELTLAGCSELTDGCLSYLKRLSSLALLDLRGCKSISRRACDAFISDLSHIALYCMMEEKLIQRLD from the exons atggctgtgattggtccgctgtGCTGTTTGTGGGCGGGTCACGCTCGTGTTGTGTTCTGTGATGGGATGGAAGATGGCGGCTGCTCGGATACCGCATTAACTTTACACCGTACAAGGACCAACAGCAGCAATCATGTGATCCATTTCAATCTATGCATATT CGGGCCGGTACCCGGCGACGTTACCATGACGATGGCATTTCAGATGAGGAGATTGATGGAAGGAGAATGTTTGACCTGGAGGAAAAAGTCCACAGTGAGAGGTTCAGCTCTGACCGGATCTTGCGCATGGAAGGAAGAG CCATGGATGCTGGCTGCGGGGACATCACAGTTAAAGATTGCCAAGGGTGGATCCGACATGCCAAGCGGTTTTATCCCAG aATTAACATACGAGTTCATCCAGAGAGGCGGCTTGAGAGACCCAATCATCTTTGACAAACCTGATGGATTGGGAATCAA GATGCCTGATCCTGACTTCAGTGTCAATGACGTCAAGATGTTTGTTG gCAGCAGACGGATGATCGATGTGATGGATGTGAGCACTCAGAAGGGGACGGAGATGTCCATGGCCCAATGGACACGTTACTACGAGACTCCGCCGACTCTAAGAGAAAAGCTTTATAATGTTATCAGCCTTGAGTTCAGCCACACTAAGCTGGAGAACCTGGTTCAAAGACCTGCAACG gtcgATCTAATAGATTGGGTTGACAACATGTGGCCTCGTCACCTgaaggaaagacagagagactcGACCAACTCTATCACTGACATGCAATACCCCAAAGTTCAGAA ATACTGTCTGATGAGTGTAGAGGGCTGCTACACAGACTTTCACATTGACTTTGGAGGGACCTCGGTGTGGTACCACATTCTCAGAGGAGGCAAG GTGTTCTGGCtgatcccccccacccctcagaaCCTGGAGCTGTATGAGAACTGGGTGCTGTCAGGGAAACAGGGGGACATTTTCCTCGGCGACAGAGCATCTGACTGCCAGAGGATTGAGCTGAAGCAGGGTTGCACCTTCATCATACCTTCTG GTTGGATTCATGCCGTCTACACCCCAACGGACTCCATGGTGTTTGGGGGAAACTTCCTGCACAGCTTCAACATCCCCATGCAACTTAACATCTGTAATATAGAAGACCGAACACGG GTTCCTTTGAAGTTCCGTTACCCCTTCTACTACGAGATGTGCTGGTACGTGTTGGAGCGCTATGTCTTCAGCATGACCAAGACTTCCTACCTCACACCAGAGTTTCAGAAGCACACGCTGGGCATTG GTCTGAAAAAGCCGTGCGGCTCAGATGCAGCCAGTgagccgatgatgatgatggaggaggaagaagagggggaggagggttgcAGTGAAGAAGAGGCCTCAGAACAGCAGTCTGACAAGCCTGCAGTAAAAGTTCTGTTGACTGCCCTCGAGTTGGAGGGAATGTGGAACCTGCTGGGTAAACTGGAGGCTCTGCCCTCCAACAAAAAGTGCGTCCCAGCAGGCATACACAACGCCCCGGCACTCATCACACACATAAAG GCTCTGCTGAAGGAACATGCCAATGACAATCAGAAACTGTCCTACACAGGAATTCCTATCGTCAAGTGGCCAAAGCGA CCCAAATGgtaccaacctcctcctcctcccccacctcctcctcgtcctaaGTTTCCGTCCACTCCCATCATTCCACGACCCCAGAAACCGGCTTCCTCCATGTCCGTGCTGAGACGGCGCAGGGTCAG GTGTAAGCGCTGTGAAGCCTGTATGAGACCAGAGTGTGGAGATTGTAACTTCTGCAGAGACATGAAGAAGTTTGGAGGGCCGGGGAAACTCAAGCAGACCTGTGTTCTGCGACAGTGTCTCTCT CCGGGCCTTCCTCTGTCTGCAGTGTGTGAGATCTGCAAGGAGCCTAATCAGGAGGAATCTGGAGACCCCTCCCTAACTCTGATGGAATGTTCCAACTGTGCACAGATAGTCCACCCTGCCTGCCTCACG GTTCAGGGGGAAGGAGTGGTGAATAAAGACCTTCCTAGTTGCTGGGAGTGTCCAAAGTGTGTCCTGGGGATCACTGATCCCGAG TACAAAGGAGACAAAAGTGAGGGCGTTCCAGCG AAACGTAAATCTTCCACCCTGCTGGATGCTCGCATGGCTAAGATTTACCGACGGCAGAGACACAGCCGCGACGGAGACGACTCTGCCAgtgatgacgatgacgatgacgacgacgatgaaG CCCCTCACAGAGGGAAGATTGCTCTCCATTCCCGGGGCAGCCACTCTTCCAGGAGGGGGTTTGGATCCAACCGGAGAAGCCTGCTGAGAGGAAGCTCCGCCcacagaggaagcagaggagggcTCACGTCTTCTGGCTCCTCTGCCGCCCTCAAGCTAAAGCGAGGAATGGgcatgagggagggggggcgaagGGGGCGAGGGGTGAGGTTGAGGGGAGGCTCTCGGATGCAGCGCCGAGACGAATCCGAGGAGTCggacgatgacgatgacgacgatgatgacgatgacgatgacgacgatgatgatgatgatgatgatgacgaggatgaggaagaagaagaagacagtgaAGATCTGGACAAAGAGAGACTGCATTGCCGGCGTAGGAGGAAGCACagggctgatgatgatgatgatgatgatgatggagaggaCAGTGAGGGGCAGGAGTTTGacccagaagaagaggaaatggACATGctggaagatgaagaggaagatgaagaggaggaggaggaggaagggcgtTGGGATTCTGACCCAGAACCGCCAGTCCTCCTTGTGTCTGATCTAAATGATGACCTGCTGAGTGGCTCCTATCTGACTGTCACTCTACAGCGCCCCCACAAGGCCAAGAGACACGCTG GCTCCATCGTTCCAAAGCTAGAGGCAGCCATGGGTCTGAGGACAGCAGGAGGTCCCCAGGGCTTCATCCAGAGAAAGACTGGTCCGTCCAAAACGTCCCGACTCCGGAGCACTGACCCCACCTCTGACGGAGTAACCCCGAGAGGACCTGGCAG gCCACGTCTGCGGGGTAACCACAGAGGCTTTAGGGATCAATCCTCAACTTcttcagaggaagaggaggccacaGCTCCTCCTGCGTCCTCTGCTCTGTCTCTGCTGTCCCTGCCGTCCTTCAAGGACGTGGGCaacgagagaggaggggagaaggaggtgTGGGTGTCTGTGTTCAACTACTTGAACAGAGCCGAGCTGCTGGCCTGCATGACCGTCTGCAAGGCTTGGTACAAGTG GACCTGTGATAAGCGACTGTGGAGCCATGTGGACGTGAGTCGGTGCAGCCCGCTCAGTAACCCGGCACTAGCCGGCATCATTAAACGCCAGCCAACCTCTCTGGACCTGTCCTGGACCCCCCTGGCCAAGAGACAGCTCAACTGTCTGCTCACAAGGCTGCCAg GGCTCCGGGAGCTGAGGGTAGCGGGTCTGTCCTGGTCTTGCGTGTCAGCCATGGTCTCTCCCACTCTGCCCTACCTGCGGCTGCTGGACCTGCGCTGGTGTGAAGGCATCAAAGATTCCCAAATTAAAGAGATTCTCATCCCGCCTG GTTCTGAGTCGTCTCGCAGCAGGCTGAGGAACATGGTGACGCTGCGTCTGTCCGGCCTGGACATCAGCGAGTCCACTCTCAGGTTGCTCCAGCGCCACATGCCCCAGCTGGAGAGACTGGACCTGGCTCACTGCAAGGACATAACAGACTCGTCTATCGCCCTGCTGGCAGCAGCCGGGACTCACACCCGCAACAGTCTCACGGAACTCACACTGGCAG gCTGCAGTGAGCTGACAGACGGCTGTCTGTCTTACCTGAAGCGTCtttcctctctggctctgctggATCTCAGAGGCTGTAAGAGTATCAGCAGACGAGCCTGTGACGCCTTCATCTCTGACCTGTCGCACATCGCCCTCTACTGTATGATGGAGGAGAAGCTAATCCAGCGGTTGGATTAA